In the genome of Phlebotomus papatasi isolate M1 chromosome 2, Ppap_2.1, whole genome shotgun sequence, one region contains:
- the LOC129802705 gene encoding toll-like receptor 6 isoform X2, producing the protein MSPNVRDIVILVVFVGTFVQMIECPDIWRRKRHVVIEIGTETHQQERSGERHVEDLENVNSQGQRYHINSHNLDSKIPTNFIPDNRLVDELLVGASGDNSAQTIDHFASPADLVTTEKLPVEYGETSQQGPQSEEYQGSGEYLGVELETSRPDCILGPAEIYLSWWLHNDGSLRTSAPRRPENSLFLDLSAMRLIQPNSSEHPIFPALEQLKELDVRSCFIETIANGAFEGLTSLRKLYLSHNRITELSGETFSSLPRLMHLDVAFNTPELWETPYHMDDALERAIGGVRLAPDTFAGLEKLKFLDFSHTRVEAASTHAFSRLPRLVQQLSLCHTGVQIIGYGMFNGTNLQVLDISGNPALTSNMKVNTFEGLEDKLEILSFQDSNVKHLSWLQHLRKLRMLMLRGNNINQLTNTTFIHTPQLEILDLSANHIGNWYFRVFEKNQLLRILNLRENNINMMTHQMLDDFERLEFLGLGKNDFICNCILREFIDMAANNNRPINCTIYVNPMPDINDFLIEEVIQHYHDNIDENRSKREAPSFEIKPMPLPEKMEEVFEATLAIYDLPSRMYYEYVKSMNSSYVNMIDAKVKYDLQYISKAEFDRLGAETQRNGFRAVELKDDENCTSQTPPSYFRRCPQRFQPRTTTEIIFTFQLLDFQENDYRCINSSTNREHFFSEIESCLTDRSNWPNLVSGLRQANNSLVTILIVAFVLLTVFCFGYYKWWYIRYFLIIIKNATILSFLDKEKEKVRQGTSTDAFTYDVFVSFCDENRAWVLEELLPNIEGRREISVCMHERDFQVGVSILENIISCMDRSRCLLLVISQSFLLSQWCQFEMHLAQHRLLETCREQLVLILLEDVPKRKRPKTLQFLMRTKTYIRWPTPSKRRRKEHVKGSDEKEVPDKSLQEERKLFWKRLRRALIAHEWEGDSSSV; encoded by the exons ATGAGTCCCAATGTGAGAGATATAGTGATTTTAGTGGTGTTTGTGGGGACTTTTGTACAAATGATTGAGTGTCCGGATATTTGGAGGAGAAAGAGGCACGTTGTGATAGAAATTGGCACGGAAACGCATCAACAAGAACGGTCTGGTGAACGTCACGTTGAGGATTTAGAAAATGTGAACAGCCAAGGCCAACGTTATCACATCAACAGCCACAATTTAGATAGCAAAATACCGACAAATTTTATCCCGGACAACAGATTAGTTGATGAATTATTGGTGGGTGCCAGTGGTGACAATTCCGCACAAACAATTGATCATTTTGCGTCTCCGGCGGATTTGGTGACTACTGAAAAACTTCCAGTGGAATATGGTGAAACATCTCAACAGGGACCTCAATCGGAGGAATATCAAGGGTCTGGAGAATATTTAGGAGTAGAGCTTGAGACTAGTCGTCCGGATTGTATTCTTGGGCCGGCAGAAATTTACCTATCTTGGTGGCTACACAACGATGGAAGTCTGAGAACAAGTGCACCCAGAAGACCCG AGAATTCCCTCTTCCTGGATTTATCAGCCATGAGACTGA TCCAGCCCAATTCTTCTGAGCACCCAATATTTCCAGCTTTAGAGCAACTCAAGGAGCTTGATGTGCGAAGTTGTTTCATTGAGACAATTGCAAATGGGGCCTTTGAGGGCCTAACAAGCCTCCGAAAGCTCTATCTGTCCCACAATCGAATAACAGAGCTATCTGGGGAGACTTTTTCATCTCTGCCTCGTCTGATGCACCTCGATGTGGCATTTAATACGCCAGAATTATGGGAGACACCATATCACATGGACGATGCCCTCGAGAGAGCTATTGGTGGAGTTCGACTTGCTCCAGATACTTTTGCTGGACTTGAAAAGTTGAAGTTCCTGGATTTTTCACACACAAGAGTGGAAGCGGCCAGTACCCATGCTTTCAGTAGACTCCCTCGACTTGTCCAGCAGTTGAGCCTTTGTCATACTGGCGTCCAAATTATTGG GTACGGAATGTTCAACGGAACGAATCTTCAAGTGTTGGATATATCGGGAAATCCCGCTCTCACGAGCAACATGAAAGTCAATACATTTGAAGGCCTCGAAGATAAGCTAGAAATCCTGTCGTTCCAGGACTCAAATGTTAAACACCTTTCTTGGCTTCAACATCTTCGAAAGTTAAGAATGCTGATGCTACGTGGAAATAACATAAATCAACTAACCAACACAACATTTATCCATACGCCTCAACTGGAAATTCTAGATCTCAGTGCGAATCACATTGGAAATTGGTACTTTCGGGTTTTTGAGAAGAACCAACTCCTTCGTATCCTGAATCTTCG AGAGAACAATATCAATATGATGACTCATCAGATGCTAGATGATTTCGAGAGGCTAGAATTTTTGGGCTTAGGCAAGAATGACTTCATCTGTAACTGCATCCTGAGAGAATTTATTGATATGGCTGCCAATAACAATCGCCCAATCAATTGCACAATCTACGTAAATCCAATGCCAGACATTAATGACTTTCTCATTGAAGAAGTCATTCAGCATTACCATGATAATATTGATGAGAATCGTTCGAAACGTGAGGCTCCTAGCTTTGAAATAAAGCCCATGCCACTGCCCGAAAAGATGGAAGAAG tattcGAAGCGACCCTGGCCATTTATGACCTACCTTCACGAATGTACTACGAGTACGTAAAGTCAATGAACAGTAGTTACGTTAACATGATCGATGCCAAAGTGAAATATGATCTTCAGTACATCTCAAAAGCTGAATTTGATCGTCTTGGTGCTGAAACACAAAGGAATGGCTTCCGGGCAGTTGAGTTGAAAGACGATGAAAACTGCACGAGTCAGACTCCACCGTCATACTTTCGACGATGCCCTCAACGGTTTCAGCCTCGAACAACCACAGAGATCATATTTACATTTCAACTTCTGGACTTCCAGGAGAATGACTATCGCTGCATCAATTCGAGCACCAATAGGGAACATTTCTTCTCGGAAATCGAAAGTTGCCTCACAGATCGTTCCAATTGGCCAAACTTGGTCAGTGGTCTGAGACAGGCTAACAATTCTTTAGTCACCATCCTCATTGTTGCCTTTGTCCTGTTGACGGTTTTCTGTTTTGGCTACTACAAATGGTGGTACATTAGATATTTCCTAATCATCATCAAGAATGCCACAATTTTGAGTTTCCTTGataaagaaaaggaaaaagTGCGTCAGGGAACGTCAACTGATGCCTTCACGTATGATGTCTTTGTGAGTTTCTGCGATGAGAACAGAGCCTGGGTGCTAGAGGAGCTTCTGCCTAACATCGAAGGCAGACGCGAAATCAGTGTTTGTATGCACGAAAGAGATTTCCAGGTGGGCGTTAGTATATTGGAAAATATCATTTCCTGCATGGACAGATCGCGATGCCTCCTCCTTGTCATCAGTCAGAGCTTCCTACTCAGTCAATGGTGTCAGTTTGAGATGCATCTTGCTCAACACAG gcTTTTAGAAACGTGCCGTGAGCAACTTGTACTCATCCTTCTGGAAGATGTTCCTAAGAGGAAGCGCCCAAAGACATTGCAATTTCTTATGCGCACCAAAACCTACATTCGATGGCCGACACCGAGTAAGCGTCGCCGAAAAGAACACGTAAAGGGATCAGATGAAAAGGAAGTACCCGACAAATCCCTCCAGGAGGAACGAAAGTTATTCTGGAAGCGACTCAGACGTGCCCTAATCGCTCACGAATGGGAAGGTGACTCTTCAAGTGTCTAA
- the LOC129802705 gene encoding toll-like receptor 2 isoform X1 → MSPNVRDIVILVVFVGTFVQMIECPDIWRRKRHVVIEIGTETHQQERSGERHVEDLENVNSQGQRYHINSHNLDSKIPTNFIPDNRLVDELLVGASGDNSAQTIDHFASPADLVTTEKLPVEYGETSQQGPQSEEYQGSGEYLGVELETSRPDCILGPAEIYLSWWLHNDGSLRTSAPRRPENSLFLDLSAMRLSESKIYEKILQRLHERQLGSFPIVFLSIAKNGLSRIPFESLQLVTGSLEYLSLTGNYFKTLDNEIYSFQPNSSEHPIFPALEQLKELDVRSCFIETIANGAFEGLTSLRKLYLSHNRITELSGETFSSLPRLMHLDVAFNTPELWETPYHMDDALERAIGGVRLAPDTFAGLEKLKFLDFSHTRVEAASTHAFSRLPRLVQQLSLCHTGVQIIGYGMFNGTNLQVLDISGNPALTSNMKVNTFEGLEDKLEILSFQDSNVKHLSWLQHLRKLRMLMLRGNNINQLTNTTFIHTPQLEILDLSANHIGNWYFRVFEKNQLLRILNLRENNINMMTHQMLDDFERLEFLGLGKNDFICNCILREFIDMAANNNRPINCTIYVNPMPDINDFLIEEVIQHYHDNIDENRSKREAPSFEIKPMPLPEKMEEVFEATLAIYDLPSRMYYEYVKSMNSSYVNMIDAKVKYDLQYISKAEFDRLGAETQRNGFRAVELKDDENCTSQTPPSYFRRCPQRFQPRTTTEIIFTFQLLDFQENDYRCINSSTNREHFFSEIESCLTDRSNWPNLVSGLRQANNSLVTILIVAFVLLTVFCFGYYKWWYIRYFLIIIKNATILSFLDKEKEKVRQGTSTDAFTYDVFVSFCDENRAWVLEELLPNIEGRREISVCMHERDFQVGVSILENIISCMDRSRCLLLVISQSFLLSQWCQFEMHLAQHRLLETCREQLVLILLEDVPKRKRPKTLQFLMRTKTYIRWPTPSKRRRKEHVKGSDEKEVPDKSLQEERKLFWKRLRRALIAHEWEGDSSSV, encoded by the exons ATGAGTCCCAATGTGAGAGATATAGTGATTTTAGTGGTGTTTGTGGGGACTTTTGTACAAATGATTGAGTGTCCGGATATTTGGAGGAGAAAGAGGCACGTTGTGATAGAAATTGGCACGGAAACGCATCAACAAGAACGGTCTGGTGAACGTCACGTTGAGGATTTAGAAAATGTGAACAGCCAAGGCCAACGTTATCACATCAACAGCCACAATTTAGATAGCAAAATACCGACAAATTTTATCCCGGACAACAGATTAGTTGATGAATTATTGGTGGGTGCCAGTGGTGACAATTCCGCACAAACAATTGATCATTTTGCGTCTCCGGCGGATTTGGTGACTACTGAAAAACTTCCAGTGGAATATGGTGAAACATCTCAACAGGGACCTCAATCGGAGGAATATCAAGGGTCTGGAGAATATTTAGGAGTAGAGCTTGAGACTAGTCGTCCGGATTGTATTCTTGGGCCGGCAGAAATTTACCTATCTTGGTGGCTACACAACGATGGAAGTCTGAGAACAAGTGCACCCAGAAGACCCG AGAATTCCCTCTTCCTGGATTTATCAGCCATGAGACTGAGTGAGTCAAAAATCTATGAGAAAATTCTACAACGCCTCCATGAGCGACAATTGGGCAGCTTCCCCATAGTCTTCCTATCGATTGCCAAAAATGGATTATCTCGTATACCATTTGAAAGTCTACAATTGGTCACGGGAAGTCTAGAATACCTATCACTGACTGGAAATTACTTTAAAACTCTCGATAATGAGATTTATTCAT TCCAGCCCAATTCTTCTGAGCACCCAATATTTCCAGCTTTAGAGCAACTCAAGGAGCTTGATGTGCGAAGTTGTTTCATTGAGACAATTGCAAATGGGGCCTTTGAGGGCCTAACAAGCCTCCGAAAGCTCTATCTGTCCCACAATCGAATAACAGAGCTATCTGGGGAGACTTTTTCATCTCTGCCTCGTCTGATGCACCTCGATGTGGCATTTAATACGCCAGAATTATGGGAGACACCATATCACATGGACGATGCCCTCGAGAGAGCTATTGGTGGAGTTCGACTTGCTCCAGATACTTTTGCTGGACTTGAAAAGTTGAAGTTCCTGGATTTTTCACACACAAGAGTGGAAGCGGCCAGTACCCATGCTTTCAGTAGACTCCCTCGACTTGTCCAGCAGTTGAGCCTTTGTCATACTGGCGTCCAAATTATTGG GTACGGAATGTTCAACGGAACGAATCTTCAAGTGTTGGATATATCGGGAAATCCCGCTCTCACGAGCAACATGAAAGTCAATACATTTGAAGGCCTCGAAGATAAGCTAGAAATCCTGTCGTTCCAGGACTCAAATGTTAAACACCTTTCTTGGCTTCAACATCTTCGAAAGTTAAGAATGCTGATGCTACGTGGAAATAACATAAATCAACTAACCAACACAACATTTATCCATACGCCTCAACTGGAAATTCTAGATCTCAGTGCGAATCACATTGGAAATTGGTACTTTCGGGTTTTTGAGAAGAACCAACTCCTTCGTATCCTGAATCTTCG AGAGAACAATATCAATATGATGACTCATCAGATGCTAGATGATTTCGAGAGGCTAGAATTTTTGGGCTTAGGCAAGAATGACTTCATCTGTAACTGCATCCTGAGAGAATTTATTGATATGGCTGCCAATAACAATCGCCCAATCAATTGCACAATCTACGTAAATCCAATGCCAGACATTAATGACTTTCTCATTGAAGAAGTCATTCAGCATTACCATGATAATATTGATGAGAATCGTTCGAAACGTGAGGCTCCTAGCTTTGAAATAAAGCCCATGCCACTGCCCGAAAAGATGGAAGAAG tattcGAAGCGACCCTGGCCATTTATGACCTACCTTCACGAATGTACTACGAGTACGTAAAGTCAATGAACAGTAGTTACGTTAACATGATCGATGCCAAAGTGAAATATGATCTTCAGTACATCTCAAAAGCTGAATTTGATCGTCTTGGTGCTGAAACACAAAGGAATGGCTTCCGGGCAGTTGAGTTGAAAGACGATGAAAACTGCACGAGTCAGACTCCACCGTCATACTTTCGACGATGCCCTCAACGGTTTCAGCCTCGAACAACCACAGAGATCATATTTACATTTCAACTTCTGGACTTCCAGGAGAATGACTATCGCTGCATCAATTCGAGCACCAATAGGGAACATTTCTTCTCGGAAATCGAAAGTTGCCTCACAGATCGTTCCAATTGGCCAAACTTGGTCAGTGGTCTGAGACAGGCTAACAATTCTTTAGTCACCATCCTCATTGTTGCCTTTGTCCTGTTGACGGTTTTCTGTTTTGGCTACTACAAATGGTGGTACATTAGATATTTCCTAATCATCATCAAGAATGCCACAATTTTGAGTTTCCTTGataaagaaaaggaaaaagTGCGTCAGGGAACGTCAACTGATGCCTTCACGTATGATGTCTTTGTGAGTTTCTGCGATGAGAACAGAGCCTGGGTGCTAGAGGAGCTTCTGCCTAACATCGAAGGCAGACGCGAAATCAGTGTTTGTATGCACGAAAGAGATTTCCAGGTGGGCGTTAGTATATTGGAAAATATCATTTCCTGCATGGACAGATCGCGATGCCTCCTCCTTGTCATCAGTCAGAGCTTCCTACTCAGTCAATGGTGTCAGTTTGAGATGCATCTTGCTCAACACAG gcTTTTAGAAACGTGCCGTGAGCAACTTGTACTCATCCTTCTGGAAGATGTTCCTAAGAGGAAGCGCCCAAAGACATTGCAATTTCTTATGCGCACCAAAACCTACATTCGATGGCCGACACCGAGTAAGCGTCGCCGAAAAGAACACGTAAAGGGATCAGATGAAAAGGAAGTACCCGACAAATCCCTCCAGGAGGAACGAAAGTTATTCTGGAAGCGACTCAGACGTGCCCTAATCGCTCACGAATGGGAAGGTGACTCTTCAAGTGTCTAA